The Cronobacter sakazakii genome has a window encoding:
- a CDS encoding fimbrial protein — MKKILLMTTMAALACSSSLTWAATTGEGQVNFTGEILDAACEVVNSQSSPLAVDLGKISKTAFTGIGSTTNITSFVLQLKNCPETVTKASIKFGGTADTDNVDVLALTGGTGAASGVGIQLVDADGTPLNLYTASADYALDTGTATNNLEFGARYIQTGATVTAGVANGSSTFTVTYN, encoded by the coding sequence ATGAAAAAGATATTGCTTATGACCACGATGGCCGCGCTGGCCTGCTCCTCCTCGCTCACATGGGCCGCCACAACCGGTGAAGGCCAGGTGAATTTTACCGGCGAAATCCTTGATGCCGCCTGTGAAGTCGTCAACAGCCAGAGCAGTCCGCTGGCCGTTGATTTGGGGAAAATCTCGAAAACTGCCTTTACCGGCATCGGCTCCACGACCAACATCACCAGTTTTGTCTTGCAGTTAAAAAACTGTCCGGAAACCGTGACCAAAGCCTCTATCAAATTCGGTGGCACCGCAGACACCGATAATGTCGATGTCCTGGCCCTGACGGGTGGCACGGGAGCCGCCAGTGGGGTGGGTATTCAACTGGTGGATGCCGACGGCACGCCGCTGAATCTCTATACCGCGTCGGCCGATTACGCGCTGGATACAGGAACCGCCACCAATAATCTGGAATTTGGTGCCCGTTATATTCAGACAGGCGCAACCGTTACAGCAGGGGTCGCCAATGGCTCCTCTACGTTTACAGTGACCTATAACTGA
- a CDS encoding fimbrial biogenesis chaperone, whose translation MRKLLVISALLMATTAAQAGVIIGGTRVIYPGDKKEASVPVTNNDDINYLIQSWVDTDAPGAAKAPFMVTPPLFRINAHQDNTLRVVRTGGDLPKDRESLYWLNIKSIPSSVKKAGVNDLQIAVRTRIKLLYRPALVTGKPDDVAGMLKWHTEGNMLVVENPTPFYMNFNSVKVNGKEVEKVNIAAPKSESRFQLANMTNVHAVSWTIINDFGAISKSWSQNF comes from the coding sequence ATGCGTAAATTACTCGTTATTTCAGCTTTACTCATGGCGACGACAGCGGCACAGGCAGGCGTCATTATTGGCGGGACCCGTGTTATTTATCCTGGCGATAAAAAAGAAGCGTCTGTTCCCGTGACCAATAATGACGATATCAACTATCTTATTCAGTCCTGGGTTGATACCGATGCGCCCGGCGCGGCTAAAGCACCATTTATGGTGACTCCGCCCCTTTTTCGTATTAATGCACATCAGGATAATACACTACGCGTGGTACGCACTGGTGGCGATTTGCCAAAAGATCGTGAATCGCTCTACTGGTTAAATATTAAATCCATTCCTTCCTCAGTTAAAAAAGCAGGCGTTAATGATTTACAAATCGCCGTCAGAACACGCATTAAATTACTGTATCGCCCGGCATTGGTCACCGGCAAACCTGACGATGTCGCAGGCATGCTGAAATGGCATACCGAAGGAAACATGCTGGTGGTTGAAAACCCAACGCCGTTTTATATGAATTTTAACAGCGTCAAGGTTAACGGAAAAGAAGTTGAAAAAGTCAACATCGCGGCCCCCAAAAGCGAAAGTCGCTTTCAGCTTGCGAATATGACAAATGTTCACGCTGTCTCCTGGACAATAATTAATGATTTCGGTGCCATTTCGAAAAGCTGGTCTCAAAACTTCTGA
- a CDS encoding fimbria/pilus outer membrane usher protein: protein MSFNKSRRPNVFRARHLALAIACLCAGLPLVQARADDYFNPALLDIDNPSQGKTDLTLYEKGPGAAPGKYRVDVYINNERIDTREIEFTLKTASDGSSTLQPCFTLEDLKSLGVKTDEFDALDADAKCVDLSAIPSASARFDVGRQQLQLSIAQSALGQVPQGYIPPEEFNEGINALLFNYSVNGSRQKALTPDAQDSRNLYANLRPGINLGPWRLRNYSTWSRNEDHSGAQEKFSSVYTYAERDIVALKSELTLGQSSSPADVFDSIPFTGAQLASDDDMLPDSLRGYAPVVHGIARSNAQVIIRQNGYLISQTNVAPGAFEINDLYPSGSSGDLNVTVKESDGSEQHFVVPYASVPVLQREGRLKYSLTGGRYRSYDESVLPTAFMQGTAVYGLPHGFTLYGGIQASQPYHSLALGVGENVGDFGAFSLDVTEAKATLSSGETQKGRSWRARYSKDIALTGATLSVAGYRFSSENYYAMQDVFDTMRRDNQWADTLHRRSREELTLEQPLGDALGSLNASLIQENYWNSSKTMSSLSVGYNNSWHDISYGLNYSLNRNTSENGYGEPEHEKDSVFSLTLSIPLERWLPNTWASYNQSHSKQGTTQNIGLNGTALSDNNLNWNIQQSHDSQGQTRNTSLNADYKGAYGELSAGYGQDVSQRQIHYGIQGGLIAHANGITLGQPMGETVALVEAPGANDTAIHNQTGVRTDGRGYTILPFISPYRRNTVALDTETLPADADVTQAVQTVTPTRGAVVRARFDTRTGARVLMTLHLADGRPVPFGATATADDTAEGFIVGEDGQVYLTGLQPKGTLQVSWGANASQRCTAAWRLPTGNGDSQFINLSAQCL from the coding sequence ATGTCCTTTAATAAATCCAGACGGCCAAATGTATTTCGCGCTCGTCACTTAGCGCTGGCAATAGCCTGTCTGTGTGCAGGCCTGCCGCTGGTGCAAGCGAGGGCAGATGATTATTTCAACCCGGCATTGCTGGATATTGATAATCCTTCGCAGGGTAAAACCGATTTAACGCTTTATGAAAAAGGTCCAGGTGCGGCGCCGGGTAAATACCGTGTCGATGTTTATATTAATAATGAACGCATCGATACCCGTGAGATAGAATTTACGCTTAAAACCGCGTCCGATGGTAGCAGCACGCTGCAACCCTGCTTCACTCTCGAAGATTTGAAAAGCCTGGGAGTGAAGACTGACGAGTTTGATGCGTTAGATGCAGATGCGAAATGCGTTGACCTTTCGGCCATCCCCTCTGCCAGCGCGCGTTTTGATGTCGGCCGCCAGCAACTCCAGCTTAGCATTGCGCAAAGCGCGCTGGGCCAGGTGCCGCAGGGGTATATACCGCCTGAGGAATTTAACGAAGGCATTAACGCGCTGTTGTTTAACTACAGCGTGAACGGCTCGCGCCAGAAAGCGCTGACGCCGGATGCGCAGGACAGCCGCAATCTTTACGCCAACCTGCGTCCGGGCATTAATCTCGGCCCCTGGCGGCTGCGCAACTACTCTACCTGGAGCCGCAACGAAGACCACTCGGGCGCTCAGGAGAAGTTCTCCAGCGTCTATACCTACGCAGAGCGCGACATTGTTGCTCTGAAAAGCGAGCTGACCCTGGGCCAGAGCAGCTCACCCGCGGATGTCTTCGACAGCATTCCTTTTACCGGTGCGCAGCTTGCCTCTGACGACGACATGCTGCCTGACAGCCTGCGCGGTTACGCCCCAGTGGTACATGGCATCGCACGCAGTAACGCCCAGGTGATTATTCGCCAGAACGGGTATCTCATCTCCCAGACTAACGTCGCGCCTGGCGCATTTGAAATTAACGATCTCTACCCGAGCGGTAGCAGTGGGGATCTCAACGTAACGGTGAAAGAGAGCGACGGCAGCGAACAGCATTTTGTCGTGCCTTATGCTTCTGTTCCGGTTCTGCAACGCGAAGGACGGCTGAAATATAGCCTTACCGGCGGGCGCTACCGTTCGTATGACGAAAGCGTTTTACCCACTGCGTTTATGCAAGGCACGGCCGTTTATGGCCTGCCACACGGGTTTACGCTTTACGGCGGCATTCAGGCAAGCCAGCCCTACCATTCGCTGGCGCTGGGCGTCGGAGAAAACGTGGGGGATTTTGGCGCGTTCTCGCTGGATGTCACTGAAGCGAAAGCCACATTATCGTCAGGTGAGACACAGAAAGGCCGTTCGTGGCGTGCCCGCTACAGCAAGGATATCGCGCTGACGGGCGCCACGCTCTCAGTGGCGGGTTACCGCTTTAGCAGCGAGAACTATTACGCCATGCAGGATGTTTTTGACACGATGCGCCGCGATAACCAGTGGGCAGACACGCTGCATCGCCGTAGCCGCGAAGAGCTGACGCTTGAGCAGCCGCTGGGCGACGCGCTGGGTTCGCTGAACGCCAGCCTGATTCAGGAAAATTACTGGAACAGCAGCAAAACGATGTCTTCACTCAGCGTCGGTTACAACAATAGCTGGCACGATATCAGTTACGGGCTTAATTACAGCCTGAACCGTAATACCAGTGAAAATGGCTACGGCGAACCGGAGCATGAAAAGGACAGCGTCTTTTCTCTCACCCTCTCCATTCCGCTTGAACGCTGGTTGCCCAATACCTGGGCAAGCTACAACCAAAGCCACAGCAAGCAGGGCACCACGCAGAACATCGGCCTTAACGGAACGGCGCTTTCGGATAACAACCTCAACTGGAATATCCAGCAGAGCCATGACAGTCAAGGCCAGACGCGTAACACCTCACTTAATGCCGATTACAAAGGCGCTTACGGCGAACTGAGCGCGGGTTACGGCCAGGATGTCAGCCAGCGGCAAATCCATTACGGCATTCAGGGCGGGCTTATCGCCCACGCTAACGGCATCACACTTGGCCAGCCGATGGGTGAAACGGTGGCGCTGGTCGAAGCGCCGGGCGCAAATGATACCGCTATTCATAACCAGACCGGCGTCAGAACCGATGGTCGTGGATACACCATTTTACCGTTTATCAGTCCCTACCGGCGCAATACCGTCGCGCTGGATACCGAAACGCTGCCCGCCGACGCTGATGTGACGCAGGCGGTACAGACCGTAACGCCCACGCGCGGCGCGGTAGTACGGGCCCGTTTCGATACCCGAACCGGCGCGCGCGTACTGATGACGCTGCATCTGGCTGATGGTCGCCCGGTGCCGTTTGGCGCGACCGCAACCGCGGATGATACCGCAGAAGGATTTATCGTCGGCGAAGATGGCCAGGTTTATCTGACCGGTCTTCAGCCGAAAGGCACGCTGCAGGTGAGCTGGGGCGCTAACGCCAGCCAGCGCTGCACCGCCGCATGGCGTCTCCCCACCGGGAATGGCGACAGCCAGTTTATTAACCTCTCCGCGCAATGCCTTTAA
- the licT gene encoding BglG family transcription antiterminator LicT: MIIKQILNNNVVSAVDERGQEVIVTGRGLGFNARVGETVNSSHIEKTFRLHDDTVSARFKVLLDEIPVEIVQLTDDIVALARQTPGIKLSEGIYVTLADHLFYAIERRQKGIEIANPLQWEVRHFYQEEYAIGRQALALIAARTGVLMPDSEACSIALHIVNAGLNDPKGKINDITRLIYQIQNIVKYWFAVGPDEQSLNYQRFITHVKFFAQRVIEGQRLENDDSELFAMVQQRYKNTVACVEAISEFVEKNYRHAMTHSEKLYLTVHIDNVVHRLAHSL; the protein is encoded by the coding sequence ATGATCATTAAGCAAATCCTTAATAATAATGTCGTCAGCGCCGTCGACGAACGCGGCCAGGAAGTGATTGTCACCGGCCGTGGGCTCGGTTTTAACGCCCGCGTGGGCGAAACGGTCAATAGTAGTCACATTGAGAAAACGTTTCGTCTGCATGACGATACCGTCTCGGCGCGCTTTAAAGTTTTGCTGGATGAAATACCGGTAGAAATCGTTCAGCTCACTGATGATATTGTCGCACTGGCGCGCCAGACGCCCGGCATCAAATTAAGCGAAGGCATTTATGTCACGCTCGCCGATCATCTTTTTTACGCCATTGAGCGCCGCCAGAAAGGCATTGAAATCGCCAACCCGTTACAGTGGGAAGTGCGACATTTTTATCAGGAAGAATACGCCATCGGGCGTCAGGCGCTGGCGCTGATTGCCGCGCGCACCGGCGTGCTGATGCCGGACAGCGAGGCGTGCAGCATCGCGCTGCATATTGTGAACGCCGGGCTTAACGATCCGAAAGGCAAAATCAACGACATTACCCGGCTGATTTATCAGATCCAGAATATTGTAAAATACTGGTTCGCCGTCGGCCCCGATGAACAGTCGCTTAATTACCAGCGCTTTATTACCCACGTGAAATTTTTCGCTCAGCGGGTAATAGAGGGCCAGCGGCTGGAAAACGACGACAGCGAATTATTCGCGATGGTACAGCAGCGGTATAAAAATACCGTGGCGTGCGTGGAAGCCATTAGCGAATTTGTGGAAAAGAATTATCGCCACGCGATGACGCATTCGGAAAAACTCTATTTAACGGTGCATATCGATAATGTCGTACACCGTTTAGCGCATTCCCTTTAG
- the dinG gene encoding ATP-dependent DNA helicase DinG, protein MALTAAQKSQIAAWYKALQQQIPDFIPRAPQRQMIAEVAKTLGGDEGRHLAIEAPTGVGKTLSYLIPGIAIAREEQKTLVVSTANVALQDQIFSKDLPLLRKIIPELRFTAAFGRGRYVCPRNLAALSTDSASQGDLLAFLDDELTPNSKEEQQRCAKLKADLDSYKWDGLRDHTDQAIDDNLWSRLSTDKASCLNRNCHYYRECPFFVARREIQEAEVVVANHALVMAALESESVLPEPKHLLLVLDEGHHLPDVARDALEMSADISAPWTRLQLDLFCKLVATCLEQFRPKTVPPLSTPERLNNHCEEVYELVASMNRIVGLLLPPGEESEFRFPMGELPQEVMEICERLAKLTENLRGLAELFLNDLSEKTGSHDIVRLHRVLLQMNRALGHFEAQSKLWRLASLAHASGAPVSKWVTRETREGQPHIFFHCVGIRVSDQLEKLIWRQVPHVVVTSATLRSLNSFARLQEMSGLRDKAGDRFVTLDSPFNHIEQGKLVIPRLRHEPLMEHEEAHLAEMAAYFRAEYKKGEHKGMLVLFASNRAMQTFLSFVPDLRLGLLVQGDQPRYRLVELHRKKIEQGEASVLVGLQSFAEGLDLKGELLSQVHIHKIAFPPVDSPVVVTEGEWLKSLNRYPFEVQSLPAASFNLIQQVGRLIRSHSCWGEVVIYDRRLLTKSYGKRLLDALPVFAIEQPEAPEALIKKAPAKRPATGRKGAPARRRNAYR, encoded by the coding sequence ATGGCATTAACCGCCGCGCAGAAATCGCAAATCGCCGCCTGGTATAAGGCGCTTCAGCAGCAAATTCCGGACTTCATTCCCCGCGCCCCGCAGCGGCAGATGATTGCGGAAGTGGCGAAAACCCTCGGCGGCGATGAAGGGCGGCATCTGGCTATCGAGGCGCCGACCGGCGTTGGCAAAACGCTCTCGTATCTGATCCCCGGTATCGCCATCGCCCGCGAAGAGCAAAAAACGCTGGTGGTGAGCACCGCCAACGTGGCGTTGCAGGATCAGATTTTCAGTAAAGATCTGCCGTTGCTGCGCAAAATCATCCCTGAACTGCGCTTCACCGCCGCCTTCGGGCGCGGGCGTTATGTCTGCCCGCGCAACCTCGCGGCGCTCTCCACCGACAGCGCCTCGCAGGGCGATCTGCTGGCGTTTCTTGATGATGAGCTGACGCCCAACAGCAAAGAGGAGCAGCAGCGCTGCGCGAAGCTCAAAGCCGATCTCGACAGCTACAAGTGGGACGGCCTTCGCGATCACACCGATCAGGCGATTGACGATAACCTCTGGTCGCGGCTCAGCACCGATAAAGCGAGCTGCCTGAACCGCAACTGCCATTACTACCGCGAATGCCCGTTCTTTGTGGCGCGCCGTGAGATTCAGGAGGCGGAAGTGGTGGTCGCCAACCATGCGCTGGTGATGGCGGCGCTGGAGAGCGAATCCGTTCTGCCGGAGCCAAAACATCTGCTGCTGGTGCTTGATGAAGGCCACCATCTGCCGGACGTCGCCCGCGACGCGCTGGAGATGAGCGCCGACATCAGCGCGCCCTGGACGCGGTTGCAGCTCGATCTCTTTTGTAAGCTTGTCGCCACCTGCCTTGAGCAGTTCCGGCCAAAAACCGTGCCGCCGCTCTCCACGCCGGAGCGGCTTAACAATCACTGCGAAGAAGTCTACGAGCTGGTCGCCAGCATGAACCGTATCGTCGGGCTGCTGCTGCCGCCGGGCGAGGAGAGCGAGTTTCGCTTCCCAATGGGCGAACTGCCGCAGGAGGTGATGGAAATCTGCGAGCGGCTGGCGAAGCTCACCGAAAACCTGCGCGGGCTGGCGGAACTCTTCTTAAACGATCTCAGCGAAAAAACCGGCAGCCACGACATTGTGCGCCTGCACCGGGTGCTGTTGCAGATGAACCGCGCGCTCGGCCACTTTGAAGCGCAAAGCAAGCTCTGGCGGCTCGCCTCGCTGGCGCATGCCTCTGGCGCGCCGGTCTCGAAATGGGTGACGCGCGAAACCCGCGAAGGGCAGCCGCATATTTTCTTCCACTGCGTGGGCATTCGCGTCAGCGATCAACTGGAAAAACTCATCTGGCGGCAGGTGCCGCACGTGGTGGTGACCTCCGCCACGCTGCGTTCGCTGAACAGCTTCGCGCGGCTGCAGGAGATGAGCGGCCTGCGCGATAAAGCAGGCGACCGCTTCGTGACGCTCGATTCGCCGTTTAATCATATTGAGCAGGGCAAACTTGTGATCCCGCGCCTGCGCCATGAGCCGCTGATGGAGCATGAAGAGGCGCACCTCGCCGAGATGGCGGCCTATTTCCGCGCGGAATATAAAAAGGGCGAGCACAAAGGGATGCTGGTGCTGTTCGCCAGTAACCGCGCGATGCAGACCTTTTTGTCCTTTGTGCCGGATCTGCGCCTCGGCCTGCTGGTGCAGGGCGATCAGCCGCGCTACCGGCTTGTCGAGCTACACCGCAAAAAAATCGAGCAGGGCGAGGCGAGCGTGCTGGTGGGGTTGCAGTCGTTTGCCGAGGGGCTTGATCTCAAAGGCGAGCTGCTAAGCCAGGTTCACATTCACAAAATCGCCTTTCCGCCGGTGGACAGCCCGGTGGTGGTCACAGAGGGCGAATGGCTGAAAAGCCTCAACCGCTATCCGTTTGAAGTGCAAAGCCTGCCCGCGGCGTCGTTTAACCTCATTCAGCAGGTGGGGCGGCTTATCCGCAGCCATAGCTGCTGGGGCGAAGTGGTGATTTATGACCGCCGCCTGCTCACTAAATCCTACGGCAAGCGGCTGCTGGACGCGCTGCCGGTGTTTGCAATTGAACAGCCCGAAGCGCCAGAGGCGTTAATCAAAAAGGCGCCTGCAAAACGTCCGGCAACGGGCCGCAAGGGCGCGCCCGCCCGGCGACGCAACGCTTACCGGTAA
- a CDS encoding fimbrial protein, with amino-acid sequence MKKLLLLIMFALGAHRALADDINLQVNGAIIASACDVESASKNKTVDMGIAIADAFSQPSTYGPWVPFELSVMNCPVATTAVDATFSGELDPTNSTAYRSTGTGKGLALQLVDGKNNMYMLPGGDKYTETVDEATHSATFQLRARYVRTTEPLVPGTFESAVQVTFTYR; translated from the coding sequence ATGAAAAAGTTACTGCTGCTGATAATGTTTGCGCTTGGCGCACACCGGGCACTGGCCGACGATATCAACCTGCAGGTTAACGGGGCGATTATTGCCAGTGCCTGCGATGTGGAAAGTGCCAGCAAAAACAAAACGGTCGATATGGGGATCGCGATTGCTGACGCGTTTTCACAACCCTCTACTTATGGCCCCTGGGTACCGTTTGAACTAAGCGTGATGAACTGCCCCGTGGCCACCACGGCCGTTGATGCGACATTTTCCGGCGAACTGGATCCGACTAACAGTACGGCTTACAGGAGCACCGGAACCGGCAAAGGGCTGGCATTACAACTGGTTGACGGTAAAAACAATATGTACATGTTACCCGGTGGCGATAAATACACCGAAACAGTGGACGAGGCCACGCACAGCGCCACGTTTCAGCTGCGCGCACGCTATGTCCGTACCACAGAGCCGCTGGTACCCGGCACGTTTGAAAGCGCCGTACAGGTGACGTTTACTTACCGGTAA
- a CDS encoding fimbrial protein: MRFIKLLSALLVLAGSLFFMPHAKASCTAPMMPYTVSVAYVAVSSTLPVGATIPGTDELVSIHGSCNGYSGQPIIACYYGSGNEVSGMPGVYETGVEGIGISLMNDKGQRIIGGGVGCDTRNTPLGYVSSDGNNTFDFTVTLALVKTSTTIYSGSLEQAQTVFGVGVYNQTGIGAPNTIAYAGDITYKTVTCSVDRNNLSVTLGNVPASVFTGVGSSSGWSSFEVNATCNDPVQVGVKVSSANGYASTEPSVINLTSEPGVASGIGVQMTLFGQNIDFDHYTFVASLRPNSTLNIPFAVQYYQTADTVTPGVANAVATITVSYR, from the coding sequence ATGCGATTCATCAAATTATTAAGCGCGCTGCTGGTACTTGCCGGTAGCCTGTTCTTTATGCCCCATGCGAAGGCGTCCTGTACGGCACCCATGATGCCGTATACGGTTTCAGTCGCGTATGTCGCCGTTTCCAGTACGTTACCGGTCGGCGCAACCATACCAGGCACTGACGAGCTCGTGAGTATTCACGGGTCCTGCAACGGCTATTCAGGCCAGCCGATCATCGCCTGCTACTATGGCAGCGGCAACGAAGTGTCCGGAATGCCGGGCGTTTACGAAACAGGCGTGGAAGGCATCGGCATTTCGCTGATGAATGATAAAGGCCAGCGCATCATCGGCGGCGGGGTCGGTTGCGACACGCGTAATACACCGCTGGGCTATGTCTCCAGCGATGGCAACAATACGTTCGACTTCACCGTGACGCTTGCGCTCGTCAAAACGTCGACAACGATCTATAGCGGTTCGCTTGAACAGGCGCAAACGGTGTTCGGCGTAGGGGTTTACAACCAGACCGGGATTGGCGCACCCAATACCATCGCTTACGCAGGCGACATAACCTATAAAACCGTCACCTGTTCCGTCGATCGTAACAATCTCAGCGTCACTCTCGGCAACGTGCCGGCCAGCGTGTTTACAGGCGTGGGCAGCAGCTCGGGCTGGAGCAGCTTTGAGGTCAACGCCACCTGCAACGATCCGGTACAAGTCGGAGTGAAAGTCTCCAGCGCCAATGGCTACGCATCCACCGAGCCATCCGTGATTAATCTCACTTCCGAACCCGGCGTCGCCAGCGGCATAGGCGTTCAGATGACGCTTTTTGGGCAAAACATCGATTTTGACCATTACACCTTTGTTGCCTCATTGAGGCCGAACTCAACGCTCAATATCCCGTTTGCTGTTCAGTACTATCAAACTGCCGACACCGTGACGCCGGGCGTTGCAAACGCCGTCGCGACCATTACCGTGTCTTACCGGTAG
- the ybiB gene encoding DNA-binding protein YbiB, translated as MDYRAIVKEIGRGKNHARSLDHETARALYNHMLDGDVPDLEMGAILIALRIKGEGEQEMRGFYDAMQQHTLRLTPPVAKPLPVVIPSYNGARKQANLTPLLALLLSRLGFPVVVHGVSDDPTRVLTETIFTLMGISPTLHAGQAQAKLDGRDPVYIPVGALCPPLEKQLAMRWRLGVRNSAHTLAKLATPFGESDALRLSSVSHPEYVNKVGQFFIDIGGRGLLMHGTEGEVYANPQRCPQIALIENQTMRILLERQSEAATSPIALPEAKDPEVTARWTERCLSGLEPVPESLKTQMACVLVASGEAQDIPSALARIAQTF; from the coding sequence ATGGATTATCGTGCGATCGTTAAAGAGATAGGCCGGGGCAAAAATCACGCCCGCTCTCTGGACCATGAAACGGCCAGAGCGCTCTACAACCATATGCTGGATGGCGATGTGCCGGATCTGGAGATGGGTGCCATCCTCATTGCGTTGCGCATTAAAGGCGAAGGCGAACAGGAGATGCGCGGCTTTTACGATGCGATGCAGCAACATACGCTGCGCCTGACGCCGCCGGTGGCAAAACCGCTGCCTGTGGTTATCCCAAGCTATAACGGTGCGCGTAAGCAGGCCAACCTGACGCCGCTGCTGGCGCTATTATTGAGCCGTCTCGGCTTTCCGGTTGTTGTACATGGCGTGAGCGACGATCCGACGCGCGTGCTGACAGAGACGATTTTTACGCTGATGGGCATTTCGCCGACGCTGCATGCAGGCCAGGCGCAGGCGAAACTGGACGGGCGCGACCCGGTCTATATCCCGGTTGGCGCGCTCTGCCCGCCGCTTGAAAAACAGCTGGCGATGCGCTGGCGACTTGGGGTGCGCAACAGCGCCCATACGCTGGCGAAGCTCGCCACGCCGTTTGGCGAGTCTGACGCGCTGCGTCTGTCCAGCGTCTCGCACCCGGAGTATGTGAATAAAGTGGGGCAGTTTTTTATCGATATCGGCGGACGCGGCCTGCTGATGCACGGCACGGAAGGCGAAGTGTATGCCAACCCGCAGCGCTGCCCGCAGATAGCGCTGATTGAGAATCAGACGATGCGTATTCTGCTGGAGCGCCAGAGTGAGGCGGCAACCAGCCCCATAGCGCTGCCAGAGGCGAAAGACCCCGAAGTGACCGCCCGCTGGACCGAGCGCTGCTTATCCGGGCTTGAGCCGGTGCCGGAATCGTTAAAAACGCAGATGGCGTGCGTGCTGGTGGCAAGCGGTGAGGCGCAGGATATCCCGTCGGCGCTGGCGCGTATCGCACAGACCTTTTGA